A stretch of the Vigna radiata var. radiata cultivar VC1973A chromosome 7, Vradiata_ver6, whole genome shotgun sequence genome encodes the following:
- the LOC106767661 gene encoding erlin-2-B isoform X1 — protein sequence MDSQHRTVASPPSPQGRDSTAILFTFLSFFAVVALILVPSASPSFQNTLSILHQVPEGHVGVYWRGGALLKTITEPGFHLKMPFLTQYEPVQVTLQTDQVTDIPCGTKGGVMINFEKIEVVNRLHKEFVFETLLNYGVHYDKTWIYDKIHHEINQFCSSHSLQQVYIDVFDQIDEKMKDALQVDCTRYAPGIEIISVRVTKPTIPNSIRRNFEQMEEERTKVLIAIEKQKVAEKEAETMKKMAISEAEKNANVSKILMEQKLLEKDSTRRQEEIENAMYLAREKSLADADFYRVIKEAEANTLKLTPEFLQLKFIEAIANNTKIFFGEKVPNMILDQRLLGNLLHEVSIGTTATGKSDI from the exons ATTTTAGTTCCTTCAGCATCACCATCCTTCCAAAATACCTTATCCATTCTGCACCAAGTCCCAGAAGGCCATGTAGGGGTATATTGGAGAGGAGGCGCCCTTCTGAAAACAATTACAGAGCCAG GATTCCATCTAAAGATGCCTTTTCTTACTCAGTATGAACCTGTTCAAGTGACTCTTCAGACTGATCAG GTGACTGATATACCCTGCGGTACTAAAGGCGGTGTTATGATCAATTTTGAGAAGATTGAg GTTGTTAACCGACTGCATAAGGAATTTGTCTTTGAGACATTACTCAACTATGGTGTACATTATGATAAGACATGGATATATGACAAGATTCATCATGAGATCAATCAGTTCTGCAGCTCTCACAGTCTACAACAAGTCTATATTGATGTGTTTGATCag ATtgatgaaaagatgaaagatgCTCTTCAAGTTGACTGCACCCGCTATGCTCCAGGTATTGAGATCATTAGTGTCCGGGTCACAAAGCCAACTATTCCAAATAGCATAAGACGCAATTTCGAACAAATGGAAGAGGAGCGTACTAAG GTCTTAATTGCTATTGAGAAGCAGAAAGTAGCGGAGAAGGAGGCAGAGACTATGAAGAAGATGGCCATTAGCGAGGCTGAGAAGAATGCCAATGTTAGCAAGATCCTTATGGAGCAAAAATTGTTGGAAAAGGACAGTACTAGAAGACAAGAAGAAATAGAGAATGCAATGTATCTGGCCCGGGAAAAGAGCCTGGCAGATGCAGACTTCTACCG AGTAATTAAGGAAGCTGAAGCAAATACCTTGAAGCTTACCCCTGAATTTCTTCAGCTAAAATTTATCGAAGCCATTGCTAATAACACAAAAATTTTCTTCGGTGAAAAG GTTCCTAATATGATTTTGGATCAAAGGCTACTTGGAAACTTACTTCATGAAGTTTCTATAGGGACAACTGCGACAGGCAAATCAGATATCTGA
- the LOC106767661 gene encoding erlin-2 isoform X3: protein MPFLTQYEPVQVTLQTDQVTDIPCGTKGGVMINFEKIEVVNRLHKEFVFETLLNYGVHYDKTWIYDKIHHEINQFCSSHSLQQVYIDVFDQIDEKMKDALQVDCTRYAPGIEIISVRVTKPTIPNSIRRNFEQMEEERTKVLIAIEKQKVAEKEAETMKKMAISEAEKNANVSKILMEQKLLEKDSTRRQEEIENAMYLAREKSLADADFYRVIKEAEANTLKLTPEFLQLKFIEAIANNTKIFFGEKVPNMILDQRLLGNLLHEVSIGTTATGKSDI from the exons ATGCCTTTTCTTACTCAGTATGAACCTGTTCAAGTGACTCTTCAGACTGATCAG GTGACTGATATACCCTGCGGTACTAAAGGCGGTGTTATGATCAATTTTGAGAAGATTGAg GTTGTTAACCGACTGCATAAGGAATTTGTCTTTGAGACATTACTCAACTATGGTGTACATTATGATAAGACATGGATATATGACAAGATTCATCATGAGATCAATCAGTTCTGCAGCTCTCACAGTCTACAACAAGTCTATATTGATGTGTTTGATCag ATtgatgaaaagatgaaagatgCTCTTCAAGTTGACTGCACCCGCTATGCTCCAGGTATTGAGATCATTAGTGTCCGGGTCACAAAGCCAACTATTCCAAATAGCATAAGACGCAATTTCGAACAAATGGAAGAGGAGCGTACTAAG GTCTTAATTGCTATTGAGAAGCAGAAAGTAGCGGAGAAGGAGGCAGAGACTATGAAGAAGATGGCCATTAGCGAGGCTGAGAAGAATGCCAATGTTAGCAAGATCCTTATGGAGCAAAAATTGTTGGAAAAGGACAGTACTAGAAGACAAGAAGAAATAGAGAATGCAATGTATCTGGCCCGGGAAAAGAGCCTGGCAGATGCAGACTTCTACCG AGTAATTAAGGAAGCTGAAGCAAATACCTTGAAGCTTACCCCTGAATTTCTTCAGCTAAAATTTATCGAAGCCATTGCTAATAACACAAAAATTTTCTTCGGTGAAAAG GTTCCTAATATGATTTTGGATCAAAGGCTACTTGGAAACTTACTTCATGAAGTTTCTATAGGGACAACTGCGACAGGCAAATCAGATATCTGA